In one window of Pseudobdellovibrionaceae bacterium DNA:
- a CDS encoding DUF507 family protein, protein MKLNDKQIQRLVTTVFKDLKAKDLIQFKQKEDKVYDRAVEIVRADYHREVLLDEEVNKMMDQLERQNPGQFERYKMFPMLKKRLAKEKGIIL, encoded by the coding sequence ATGAAGCTCAATGACAAGCAGATTCAAAGGTTAGTGACTACCGTATTTAAAGACTTAAAAGCTAAGGACTTGATCCAATTTAAACAAAAAGAGGACAAAGTTTACGATCGGGCTGTGGAAATAGTCAGAGCCGATTACCATCGCGAAGTGCTTCTTGATGAAGAGGTGAACAAAATGATGGATCAATTGGAGCGACAAAATCCTGGGCAGTTTGAGCGTTATAAGATGTTTCCCATGTTGAAAAAACGCTTGGCCAAAGAAAAGGGGATAATTCTTTGA
- a CDS encoding DUF507 family protein — protein sequence MISEDRQNYLAFIITDGLWKDDLVDYADDDVVIRTARQAVAKYNQELIEIDTKARQMVASLKRNVQEGSPEWDVMYKKYFEEEMQRRSG from the coding sequence TTGATTTCTGAAGATCGACAAAATTACTTAGCGTTTATTATTACTGACGGTTTATGGAAAGACGATTTGGTGGATTACGCCGATGACGATGTGGTGATTCGAACGGCCCGTCAAGCTGTTGCCAAATACAATCAAGAGTTGATCGAAATAGATACCAAAGCCCGACAAATGGTGGCTTCATTAAAACGAAATGTACAAGAAGGCTCACCTGAGTGGGATGTCATGTACAAAAAATACTTCGAAGAAGAGATGCAGCGCCGATCGGGCTAA
- a CDS encoding KamA family radical SAM protein, producing the protein MKFHFPMLEPPPGVSNQSWSDWRWQFKSALQSKSDFEGFFNLSDEELAGFSGLDQLFRVRVTPYYAELARQSKYSSQDPIRKMLLPSGRELAPGSQQMSDPLGENQHSPVPRIIHRYSDRVLFLVTDFCSVYCRYCLRKHFTAHDQVMVRGEEYENALSYIASKKGLREVILSGGDPLTLADAPLEKILSDLRKIEHIEIIRIGTRIPVVAPQRVTKELVEMLRKYKPVFMMTHFNHPRELTAQAAEALSQLVDHGVPVFNQMVLLNGINNHPALVQALSRRLLYLRVKPYYMFQCDPSEGTDHLRTSVDESLAIQKELWGHLSGLAMPNLSLDIPGGGGKVGLVPHFELTSSPNERHYRGWDGREGKYINPPKNTSIQPSDVDEYSPEWELTK; encoded by the coding sequence ATGAAGTTTCATTTTCCCATGCTTGAACCGCCACCGGGTGTTTCCAATCAATCCTGGAGCGATTGGCGGTGGCAATTTAAATCAGCACTGCAATCCAAATCAGATTTTGAAGGTTTTTTTAATCTTTCAGATGAAGAATTAGCTGGATTTTCCGGGCTTGATCAATTGTTTCGGGTGCGAGTGACGCCGTATTATGCTGAGCTAGCCCGGCAGTCAAAATATTCAAGCCAAGATCCTATTCGAAAAATGCTTCTGCCCTCAGGAAGAGAACTCGCCCCGGGCTCTCAGCAAATGAGTGATCCGCTTGGTGAGAACCAACACAGTCCTGTGCCTCGAATCATTCATCGCTACTCCGATCGGGTGTTGTTCTTGGTCACAGATTTTTGCAGCGTCTATTGTAGGTACTGTTTAAGAAAGCACTTTACGGCCCATGATCAAGTCATGGTGCGAGGTGAGGAATACGAAAACGCCCTTTCGTACATAGCTTCAAAAAAAGGACTTCGCGAGGTCATACTTTCAGGCGGCGATCCTCTCACGCTCGCAGATGCCCCGCTAGAAAAGATACTGAGCGATCTTCGAAAAATTGAACACATTGAAATTATTCGAATAGGCACTCGCATTCCGGTGGTGGCTCCACAGCGAGTGACAAAAGAATTAGTAGAAATGTTGAGAAAATATAAACCTGTATTCATGATGACTCATTTTAACCACCCTCGCGAACTCACAGCTCAAGCTGCGGAAGCGCTATCGCAGTTGGTAGACCACGGTGTGCCGGTGTTTAATCAAATGGTTTTGCTCAATGGCATCAATAATCACCCAGCCCTTGTTCAGGCGCTATCGCGAAGGCTTTTGTATTTGCGAGTAAAACCTTATTATATGTTTCAGTGTGATCCTTCAGAGGGCACAGACCACTTGCGAACTTCTGTGGACGAATCACTAGCCATACAAAAAGAGCTGTGGGGTCACTTATCCGGCCTTGCCATGCCTAACCTCTCACTAGACATCCCAGGAGGAGGCGGAAAGGTGGGACTTGTGCCCCACTTTGAACTCACAAGTTCACCGAACGAACGCCACTACCGCGGCTGGGATGGCAGAGAGGGCAAATACATCAACCCCCCAAAAAACACCAGCATCCAGCCATCGGATGTCGACGAATACTCTCCAGAGTGGGAGTTAACTAAGTGA